The sequence GTGATTCGGTGAAACATAAAAAACAGGATAAGAAGAGCCGATTATTTCATAAGGGAACTCGATGCCATTATCTGGTGCTTCAACATGGATAGAGAAATCCACATCACGAGCCGCTAGTTGCTGCTCAGGGTTTCTCGCCACCGGGAACTCAACCAAGCTAGCGAAAGGCGCTTGCTTGTTTAGCTCAGTCGCCAATGGGATACACAAGAAACTACTCATCAAAGGCGGCGCAGAGAGCACAAAGGTTTGGTCGCACTTATCAGGCGAGAACGCAGATTTTGCCACCAGGCTCTGCATACTTCGAAGCAGTTCTTCAAGAGGTTGCTGCAACTCCAGCGCCTTTTGAGTTGGCACCAAGCCATTCGATTCACGATAAAACAGCGGGTCATCAAACAAGTCACGAAGGCGACCTAAAGTGCGACTCATCGCTGGCTGAGACAGATAAAGCGTCTGCGCCGCGCGGGTAACGTTCTTCTCTTTGATAAGCACGCTCAGTGAGACGAGCAAGTTAAGATCAAGCCGAGAAAGCTGCTGTTCTAATGTGACCATGTCCATGCGCCCAAGTTATATCCATATGGTTTTATTGTAATTGAGGTGCATGAATGATCAAGGCGGGCATAGTAGAAGCAGGTGTAGAGTTAGTGATACGTGCACTTCCTGATTAACGCATTGATTAATATTAGTTTAGTGAGTCATTCTGAATTCATTCCAGAATCTAATCAAACAGAATACAAGCTATCCCTCAAGAAAAGTCACGACTGAGAGAACATGACGCGATAAGTACCAACTATCTGGGCAAAAACGTTTTATATGCTTTTCCGGCGCTGATTGCCCCTAAATTATATAGGCAGTATTCCTGTCGATATTCCACATAGCTTGGATATGAGTGAAAACAAACTTTCATATTTGAATGATTCAAGTGCATTAATGTCTATTTTTGAATCCTATCTGCCGACTTACAATGCTTAGCGTTGATGAGGGCTGAGATTATCCCAGCTCTTAAAGGTTAAATTCAGTCAGAGGTCTGTACTATGAAAGCTACCACTATTGGTCTTATTGTTTCAATCATCTCATTTTCTTCAATGGTTAATGCTCAAAATTACAATGAGCAGGTGAGTGCCAACCTATCGATTGAAAATGCAAAGTCAAATATTCAACGATTCAAATCAAAAGAGTTGTTAGAGCAAACATTGTCTTATTCTCAGCCAAGTCGTTCCGATTCATTAATTTATGACGAAGATGAGCAGCGCACCAGTGAACGTTTTGCCTATTTAGACCCAAGTGAAAAAACAGGTGGTGGCTTTACCTATGACGAAGATGAGAAACGCACAAGCGAACGTTTTGCTTATTTAGACCCAAGCGAAAAAACAGGTGGTGGCTTTACCTATGACGAAGATGAGAAGCGCACCAGTGAACGTTTTGCTTATTTAGACCCAAGCGAAAAAACAGGCGGTGGCTTTACCTATGACGAAGATGAACAACGTACAAGCGAGCGCTATCAATCAACATTAGAGCCTATCTTCGAACATTATGTTTAAACGAAGAAAACAGAATAATTCAGCGAACTAACGATCTATTTAACTGGCTATCCAGTGGGAGTAAGAGAAATGTCTTTTAATTTTAAACAAAAATACGGCGGTTGGGCATTAGTGACTGGTGCAACTTCTGGTATTGGTGAGCAACTGGCAAAACAGCTTGCGGCTGACGGAATGAATCTCGTATTGGTTGCTCGTCGTGAAAAAGAGTTAAAGGAATATGCTCAATCTCTGGCTTTTGAGTACTCAATTGAAACGGACGTTATCGTCGCTGATCTAGCGACTCAGGAAGGCATAGATAAAGTAAAAACCAATAAACGCGACATCGGGTTGATGGCACTATCGGCAGGGCTGGAAACTAATGGTGCTTTCGAAAAACTTAACCTAGATAGTGAGCGAAGAATGTTGGAGGTAAACGTTTCTTCGACGATGGAATTGAGCCATCACTTCAGTAAGGCAATGGTCAAACGAGGTAAAGGTGCGATTTTGTTGGTCGCAAGTATGTTTGGGCAAATGGCATCTCCTTACTTCTCAACTTACGCAGGCTCTAAAGCCTTTGTCATTGGTTTTGGACAATCCCTTTTCGGGGAGTTAAAGCCTAAAGGTGTTGATGTAAGTATCTTATCACCTGGACTCACAAAAACGCCTATGGCTGTGAATACAGGCGTTAACTGGAGCAAAGTCCCAATGGCTGCGAAAACACCTGAAAAAGTTGCAAAAGTCGCTTTGCAAGGTATTGGTAAACGTGTCGTCACCGTTCCCGGCATACGTAACAACATTATGGTGGCAATGGCTGACTTTACGCCGCGCAAACTCATGGCCTCGGTGATGACGCGTATGCTTGACAATGCCCTTGATCCAAAGCGTCTCTAGAGTAACTTACTTTAACAAGTACGAACCTTGGTAAATAAGCGTAGTCCGTTTCACTTAATGACAACGAAAGCAGCAACCTAACAAATAGAATCTTAGGTTGCTGTTTGATTATTTAATTGTTGGTAGGGTGACTTAATACCCGTAATTAACAAGAAAAACTGATTGGGCACCAACGTACCCTGATTAGACTATCAATCTGTTGTAGCAGCGTGCAGAACCTACTACCTCAAGCGGTTACTTAGCTAAAAAAGGCGATGCTATTATGCATGGGTTTGATTGTGTTCAGGCACGTCTACCATGCTTTTTACTACCACCGCTATAAGGGTACACGTTGTGAATACGCTGCTTTATCTTAGATGGCACAGATTTAGAAAATACTAGCTTAGTTGTAAAGCGATTCTTGTACACTTTGATCTTCCCTGAAAATGGCTGTTTATGGGCGATCTCTTTGCAATCCGATAAAAAACCAACTGGGATCCGACCTTTCTGGCTGGTGAGTTTTCCGTCATCAAAAGTCATTGTCATAATCGGTCGATCTTTGAACACCAGAACAGCGATAACTATTACGGCAAGGACAAGCACATATTCCATTTTCGGCTCCTAACTAGTTGTTGTTCGTCGTGGATTCTACCAGTAGAGCCCAGCATAGCTCATTCTTATCTTATAACATGTTTAGCAGAATACGCTCGAACCTAGATAACCGCTCTGTGATCGGTATAACGCTGGGATGTTATAGACAAAGGCCGAAGAAACAACGCGTAACCTATCGACTCTGGTAATGGAAATCAGAACGTTAGGAGTCTTGGGGAAATGAATATCCTATCCCCACATGGTGAGACTAAATGGATAATGTCGGTCCCCATAGACGCGACCGATTACCTGGTCGTTCATACGCAATTATCAACGAATATGAATTTATGCCAATGTAAAGTGTAATTGCGGAATATAGGTTTATTGCTGACTCGCTTTCCCCAAGTGTTCGACAAGATACTCCATTAGCAACCTTATTTTATTATTATGTTGAACATCCCGGTGACAGGCTAGATAAACTGGCAAGGCAGGGATTTTCAAACCACACTCTATGGACTCTAGGTGTGCTTTTTCAGCAACATCGCGATGAGTGAATACAATACCTCCCCCAAAGGTTGCTAGCTCAACGAGAAGCGGCATATTGTCTGTGCGGAAGAATAACTCATCGTTTTTTATGTCCCACCCTAATGCTGCTGCCCCTTCTTCAAGCTGTTTATCACGGTCGTACCCTAAAACCCGGTGGTTTGAAAAATCTTTTGGATTTTCTGGTGTGCCAGCTTTGGCCAAGTATTCCTTACTCGCGAAGGCACCCAGTTCGATATCAAATAAATGTTTCATCACGAGATCTTGCTGTTGAGGCCTGAGCATTCTAATCGCGATGTCTGCATCACGTTTATCAAGGCTTGTTATTTGATTCGTAACAACCACTTGCACTTGCAAATTCGGATATGAGTCTAGAAAACCGGGTAATATTTCCGGCAAGTAATATTGAGAAATCATCTCATTGACTGACAACCTTACTGTACCAGACAGCGCAATATCTTGACCTTGCACCAGCCTTTCGAGCTTGTTCGCTGACGCCGCCATTTTTCTGCTTTCTTCTAACAAGGTTTGGCCAAAACTTGTTAATGCAAGGCCTCGCGTACTCCTATCAAATAGGGAGCGTCCAAGCTGTTTTTCAAGTTGGTAAAGCTGTCTGCTTAAAGTTGGTTGCGAAGTATCGAGAGCTGATGCGGCTTTTGTCAGGCTTCCACTCTCAGCCACAGCTAAAAACACATGCCAAAAATGCCAATCAATATTCATATTTGCATACCCGCATTGCACTTTCTCACGTTCTTTACGTCAAAATTACATATTAAACTCATTGCACTTTAATTTAAATACACACTCAGAACCTATTACGACGTCTCGGAGGCTGTTTAATGGAAACCAATACTAGTGCAATGGTCGTTTCTCATGGTGACCCCCTTTGTTTGAAACTTGTAACGACTGACATACCAAAACCTGGACCAAAGGAAGTCAGGGTCAAAATCATCGTAGCCGGTGTCGGTTGGGCAGATATCATGGCGCGCAGAGGAGGGTATCCACTCGCTCCCAGCTTACCTTTTGTGCCTGGTTACGATTTCGCTGGGATTGTTGATGAGGTTGGCGACGAAGTTTCAGAGTTTAACATTGGTGAAAATGTCGTTGGATTGAATCCAAAGTACGGTTGCTACACTCAATACTTGTCTATTTCTACCGATTTGCTAGTCAAATATCCAAAGCAACTAAGTGCCGCGAAGGTCTGTGCATTGTCCCTAAATTATTTGACCGCTTACTGCATGTTATTTACCAAGGCCAATGTTCAGCCACAGCAAACCATATTGGTGCATTCAGCAGCCGGTGGTGTGGGTTCGGCGCTAGCTCAATTGGCCAATCAATTTGGAGTTAGGGTTTTGGGAACGGCGTCTTCAAACAAGCAAGAGACTCTAAAAGAGCTTGGAGTATGTCCGATCGATCATTACCAAAATGATTTCGTTCAAGAAGTGCTTTCCTATTGCCCTAGGGGTGTCGATGCTGCTTTTGATTCAGTGGGCGGCGCACATTTAAATCGCACAGTGAAGACAGTTAAAAAAGGCGGTATTGCCGTGAGCTACGGTTTTTCAGGAGGAAGCTTTGGAGGGCTATTCAAAATGATTGCGGGCGTCGTACAGCTCGGCATATTAAACATCCTCCCTAATGGAAAGTCCGTTAATTTTTGCGCTTTACCTTCCGAAGTTGATAAGAACAGACAGTGGTATAAACAAACCCTCACCCAACTTATCAACATGCTAGAAAGAGAAGAAATAAACCCTATTATCTCGAGCGTAGTGCCGTTGTCTCAAGTGCATAAAGCACATCAAGAGCTAGAAAGTGGACAGTGTATCGGTAAGGTTTTAATAAAGTGCGCTGAGACCACCTAGGAGTGACTTCAGCATGAGTTGCTGCGCCCAACTGACAAGACCAAAAATACCTAGCATAGGCAGTGACTATCAAATCAATAATAACAATTGATTTAACCTATCTTGAGATTTTAAATAAAATTCAGTGATTCAGGTTTAGGTGAGTAGATTAAATGGACAAGAAGGCACTAGTCGTTGAAGGCGGAGCAATGCGCGGTATTTTTGCAGCAGGGGTTTTGGACTCTTTTATGCAACAAGAGTATAACCCTTTTCAATTTGCCATCGGGGCTTCTGCAGGTGCGTCCAATTTGCTGGGTTATTTGGCGAAACAACCAAAGCGTAGCTATCAAATCATTACCGAACTCGGTACATCTGCTGACTTCTATAACCCAGCTAGGTTTGTGAAAGGCGGGCACTTAACAGATGTGAAATGGCTGAGCGAAACCTCATTGCAGAAATATCCACTTCACCTTGATACATTGCTGAATAACATTCCTTTGTATGCAACGACGACCGATATTGAAACCGGGGTTGCTAATTACTTTAAAGTCACAAAAGATAACCTTCTCAATGTCATTGAAGCCACGACGGCATTACCCGTAGCCTATCGAGGGACACCTTGTTTTTCGGGTAGCTGCTTTACTGATGGTGCGGTAGCCGACTCAATTCCTGTGAAGGAAGCCTATAGGCGAGGAGCACGAGACATCACTGTGATCTTATCTCATCCTCTTAGCTATTCTATGCCAGAATCCAATAGCCACTGGCTAATGAAACGACTGCTATCAGACAAGCCTCAAGTTGCTGATGCACTGAAAACTAGAGCAAATCGATACAACCAAGCGCTTGAGTTTATTCGCTTCCCACCAAAAGATGCTAAAGTAAGGGTGATTGCTCCACCAGAAGACTTTCCCGTTAAGCGTCTGTCTCGTAAACCAGCGGTATTAGAGGCAGGCTATCAAATGGGTGTTGATGCGGGAGCAGAGCACCTTGCAAACTTAAGTGGCATAAAGCGATATACTCCAGAAGAGTGTTCAGCTTGTTATGAATAGGCTGTTGAGGTCAGGCCTTGATTCTCGCGTTCTAATCCAAATCGTTATAACAAGGTTTATAAATAAGCTCAGGTTCTCGCACGTTTCGGCGTAGAGATGCGCTCACCGACTATAAAATATCGATGGGTACAACCCGACGTAGTTTGACGCCGATACGCTTGGTTAAGTTAATCTCTTTATCAGGATTAAAATCTTCCGTGATACGCCATGCGTTTTCTGGCTCCATCTCAATATTAATCGACAGATTCAGTTCTTTCGTAATGATATCTGAATAAATAACGGTGAAGCTTTCTGTGTTGAGATTGGCACTGCGTGGATCAAAGTTATAAGTCCCGACCACCGAAATCTCGTCATCAATGGTCATCGTTTTTGCATGGAGACCAAAGATAGGCTGGGTGGGTAAGCGCTTAAACATATGATCGGTCATCACACGCTGGCGAACCTGAGCATCAGGTTTGAACTCGTAGATTTCAACGCCCGTTTTCAGTAGGGCTTTACGTGTACGCTGATAGCCACTAAATGCTTCAAGATTGTCGTTGGAAGCGAGGCTATTAGTGAGAATTTTCACTTCGATTCCGTCGTCCACAAGCTCTTTGAGGAAGACTCTATCCTCTTTAGTGGTGATGAGGTAGGGCGTCTGAATCAAGATGCTTTTCTTAGCACTGCTAGCCAGTTCAGCCAGCTTACTTTGGGTGAGACTACCGCCACCAAGGAAGGTTTTACCGTCGTTTTTACCCGGAATATCTGAGATATATTCGATGCGTTCGACAAACTGGAATTTACCTTCTTC comes from Vibrio astriarenae and encodes:
- a CDS encoding LysR family transcriptional regulator produces the protein MVTLEQQLSRLDLNLLVSLSVLIKEKNVTRAAQTLYLSQPAMSRTLGRLRDLFDDPLFYRESNGLVPTQKALELQQPLEELLRSMQSLVAKSAFSPDKCDQTFVLSAPPLMSSFLCIPLATELNKQAPFASLVEFPVARNPEQQLAARDVDFSIHVEAPDNGIEFPYEIIGSSYPVFYVSPNHPLAQAKTVTLEDCFNYRFVDMSLDIRSSFGVSNPVDALLAKKGIERDVVFKSGQLMTLVEVMQTTETVMVSSHLVASSKEMEGKLVPVFALDSDPECAVNIYLIEHKRTANSPAHLWFKQLLIDTVQREVLSSL
- a CDS encoding SDR family NAD(P)-dependent oxidoreductase — translated: MSFNFKQKYGGWALVTGATSGIGEQLAKQLAADGMNLVLVARREKELKEYAQSLAFEYSIETDVIVADLATQEGIDKVKTNKRDIGLMALSAGLETNGAFEKLNLDSERRMLEVNVSSTMELSHHFSKAMVKRGKGAILLVASMFGQMASPYFSTYAGSKAFVIGFGQSLFGELKPKGVDVSILSPGLTKTPMAVNTGVNWSKVPMAAKTPEKVAKVALQGIGKRVVTVPGIRNNIMVAMADFTPRKLMASVMTRMLDNALDPKRL
- a CDS encoding DUF3634 family protein, encoding MEYVLVLAVIVIAVLVFKDRPIMTMTFDDGKLTSQKGRIPVGFLSDCKEIAHKQPFSGKIKVYKNRFTTKLVFSKSVPSKIKQRIHNVYPYSGGSKKHGRRA
- a CDS encoding LysR family transcriptional regulator, whose protein sequence is MNIDWHFWHVFLAVAESGSLTKAASALDTSQPTLSRQLYQLEKQLGRSLFDRSTRGLALTSFGQTLLEESRKMAASANKLERLVQGQDIALSGTVRLSVNEMISQYYLPEILPGFLDSYPNLQVQVVVTNQITSLDKRDADIAIRMLRPQQQDLVMKHLFDIELGAFASKEYLAKAGTPENPKDFSNHRVLGYDRDKQLEEGAAALGWDIKNDELFFRTDNMPLLVELATFGGGIVFTHRDVAEKAHLESIECGLKIPALPVYLACHRDVQHNNKIRLLMEYLVEHLGKASQQ
- a CDS encoding quinone oxidoreductase family protein produces the protein METNTSAMVVSHGDPLCLKLVTTDIPKPGPKEVRVKIIVAGVGWADIMARRGGYPLAPSLPFVPGYDFAGIVDEVGDEVSEFNIGENVVGLNPKYGCYTQYLSISTDLLVKYPKQLSAAKVCALSLNYLTAYCMLFTKANVQPQQTILVHSAAGGVGSALAQLANQFGVRVLGTASSNKQETLKELGVCPIDHYQNDFVQEVLSYCPRGVDAAFDSVGGAHLNRTVKTVKKGGIAVSYGFSGGSFGGLFKMIAGVVQLGILNILPNGKSVNFCALPSEVDKNRQWYKQTLTQLINMLEREEINPIISSVVPLSQVHKAHQELESGQCIGKVLIKCAETT
- a CDS encoding patatin-like phospholipase family protein, whose amino-acid sequence is MDKKALVVEGGAMRGIFAAGVLDSFMQQEYNPFQFAIGASAGASNLLGYLAKQPKRSYQIITELGTSADFYNPARFVKGGHLTDVKWLSETSLQKYPLHLDTLLNNIPLYATTTDIETGVANYFKVTKDNLLNVIEATTALPVAYRGTPCFSGSCFTDGAVADSIPVKEAYRRGARDITVILSHPLSYSMPESNSHWLMKRLLSDKPQVADALKTRANRYNQALEFIRFPPKDAKVRVIAPPEDFPVKRLSRKPAVLEAGYQMGVDAGAEHLANLSGIKRYTPEECSACYE